The following DNA comes from Anastrepha obliqua isolate idAnaObli1 chromosome 1, idAnaObli1_1.0, whole genome shotgun sequence.
ggcccgggtaaccttcggatgtgtttatacaatatgggtatcaaatggaagctgttggtgaatgctttagttcagagtatttttcatgccgctccgtgactagggtcccgagatagagaccaacacgtggaccctagaatgtgtttgtacaatatggatatcaattggaagctgttggtgaatgctttagtacagagtatttctcatgccgctccgtgactggggtctcgagatataggtcaaaacgtgggcccgggtaacctttggttgtggatgtgtaatatgggcatcaaatgaaagctgccgataagtgctttaacgtggggtaattttcatacctattgatgactagggtctcgaaatatatgccaaaatgtggacccaccgtgtctttgcccagcgaagcgggtcgGGTTTgctaatatacttataaataaatatattacatatttgtgGCAGCACTAGCAACAATGCCTTCAGCTGCTTAGTGTATATAATAGATGTTACTATATTAGTAttagtataaataataataaattgtataaccaaaattaaatttgatagtttaagttcattaaattttgttacttAATTTAGCTTTActgatatatttgtatattattgaaatattttctgcagtaggaGCTTTTAAAAGCTCTGATGGCGTATTCGATAAAAATGTTTCTCTCCTGATCTTGCTGAGTGCTGGGCATGTATCCAGGATGTGCGTAGATGTTGATGTGCTGTTACAATAAACGCAACCTGGATCGTAGCTTCTATTGAGAAGATGTTGGTGTGAAAGTGCACAATGTCCGAGGCGTAGTCTTGAGAAAACTTTGAGCGCTGGAATACTACATGTTGTAGGGTAGgttgttttagttttgtttggaTTGATAAGGCGATACCGGTTATTGTAAGTGCTCCATAACtctttttgttgattttctttcattttgtaaATATAGCGTAATATATCGTTTTTCTCGTTTGTCTCTACGTAGTAGCAGGGCATATGTGGTACCTTTTTAGCTTCCTTATCGGCTACTTCGTTGCCGTGGATACCGCAGTGGCTCGGTAcccacattaattttattttagtcttaTATGCAATCAGGGTATCTCGAATACATGCAATTAGCGGGCTGACGTTATTTGGGTTCTGAATCGCCATTATAGTTGAGAGGCT
Coding sequences within:
- the LOC129240228 gene encoding uncharacterized protein LOC129240228, whose protein sequence is MGSTFLFFGHSNGWIFVYIDGSKDCANTAYAVVSDDSCIISKGLLLPYCSIFSAEAYAVKSAAKWAVTSKGKYTICTDSLSTIMAIQNPNNVSPLIACIRDTLIAYKTKIKLMWVPSHCGIHGNEVADKEAKKVPHMPCYYVETNEKNDILRYIYKMKENQQKELWSTYNNRYRLINPNKTKTTYPTTCSIPALKVFSRLRLGHCALSHQHLLNRSYDPGCVYCNSTSTSTHILDTCPALSKIRRETFLSNTPSELLKAPTAENISIIYKYISKAKLSNKI